One genomic window of Candidatus Binataceae bacterium includes the following:
- a CDS encoding SGNH/GDSL hydrolase family protein — MIHKAMGTAALILFGVICAAALAEVGVRIANHFFPYFYCYDAARGWGLRPHTAGYYRREGAAYVEINGAGFRGPEFAIPKPPGTVRIAVIGDSYTEAMQVPYEDTFASVAAHRLAQCPLFKGRRVEALNFGVDGYGTTQELVTLRDKVWAYQPDIVVLAIFLGNDVRNNSVSLEPNLCRPFYLEGDGNLVPAGPFESSNSFRLWCMARFDYRKSGLFSLLGGAWTILTSRNQQPTADLPVERAINYDIYKPPTQQVWRDAWQLTDDMIAEMHREVAGHGAAFLTVTLDTSIQVWPDASVRDNFMKHIGVSDLFYPDRRIAALGERDGFEVLTLAEPLYQYAAAHHAFLHGFANSKIGFGHWNVEGHRVAGELIGERLCAMAEAGKCAGCAAGPRARSAAAPR, encoded by the coding sequence ATGATTCATAAAGCGATGGGCACGGCGGCGCTGATCCTCTTCGGCGTCATCTGCGCCGCCGCGCTCGCCGAGGTCGGCGTGCGTATCGCCAACCATTTCTTTCCCTACTTTTACTGCTACGACGCAGCGCGCGGGTGGGGCCTGCGGCCGCATACGGCGGGCTACTACCGCCGTGAAGGCGCCGCCTATGTCGAGATCAACGGCGCAGGCTTTCGCGGACCCGAGTTCGCGATTCCCAAACCGCCCGGCACGGTCCGTATCGCGGTGATCGGCGACTCTTACACCGAGGCCATGCAGGTGCCGTATGAAGATACGTTCGCCTCGGTCGCGGCGCACCGGCTCGCGCAATGCCCGTTGTTCAAGGGACGGCGCGTCGAGGCGCTCAACTTCGGCGTTGACGGCTACGGCACCACGCAGGAACTGGTGACGCTGCGCGACAAAGTGTGGGCCTACCAGCCCGATATCGTGGTGCTCGCGATTTTCCTCGGCAACGACGTGCGCAACAACTCGGTCTCGCTCGAGCCCAACTTGTGCCGCCCCTTTTATCTCGAGGGCGACGGCAATCTCGTACCGGCGGGGCCCTTTGAGAGCTCGAATTCGTTTCGGCTGTGGTGCATGGCGCGCTTCGACTACCGGAAATCGGGTTTGTTCTCTCTGCTCGGCGGAGCCTGGACGATCCTGACCAGCCGCAATCAGCAACCGACGGCCGACCTGCCGGTCGAACGCGCGATCAATTACGACATCTACAAGCCGCCGACCCAGCAGGTATGGCGCGACGCATGGCAGCTCACCGACGATATGATCGCTGAAATGCATCGCGAGGTCGCCGGCCACGGCGCGGCGTTCCTGACTGTGACGCTCGATACCAGCATCCAGGTATGGCCCGACGCCAGCGTGCGCGACAATTTCATGAAGCACATCGGCGTAAGCGACCTCTTCTATCCGGACCGCCGAATCGCCGCGCTCGGCGAGCGCGACGGCTTCGAGGTCCTGACCCTCGCCGAGCCGCTGTACCAGTACGCCGCGGCTCATCATGCCTTCCTCCATGGTTTCGCGAACAGCAAGATCGGGTTTGGCCACTGGAACGTGGAGGGCCATCGCGTAGCCGGCGAGCTTATCGGCGAGCGGCTGTGCGCAATGGCCGAGGCCGGCAAGTGCGCGGGCTGCGCGGCCGGCCCCCGCGCGCGGTCCGCAGCGGCGCCGCGCTAG
- a CDS encoding alkaline phosphatase family protein has protein sequence MRGTKLLARSLCVLAIGALCAGAAAAGTAATPIQHVVVIFQENVSFDHYFASYPNAANPAGEPQFFAQPGTPTVNGLTGALLTNNPNKNNSTNVPQINPFLLDRSQASTCDQDHNYGDEQLAFDGGVMDLFPASVGVGESAFCLDQYSYGMGNAIVEGYFDGNTVTAMWNYAQNYALNDNFYGTTFGPSTPGVLNLVAGTTYPATVSAASAKIANPVGLTGTLTGDLDPAGDVCSGSPTIQMGGQNIGNLLSAQGLSWGSFMGGFDLTITNPNGTTGCKRSSPATAANDITNFPPQPGDNNFTADYIPHHAFFNYWSSTANPTHARPTVAPSEYGMFSSTGPGTTDAANHNYDTNDFFAALNAGNLPAVSFLKAPANMDGHAGYSDPLLEQEFVVDVINAVESSDFWSSTAVIITWDDSDGWYDHQMGPIVNPSAWTQTAFTPTSNRQNSDQLNGLGKCGNGTPLNNIEGRCGYGPRIPMLVISPYAKTNFVDHTLTDQSSIIHFIEDNFLGGQRIGGGSFDAISGSLENMFDFSQKVNPGHRHQVLLDPSTGLVTGGHK, from the coding sequence ATGCGAGGGACTAAACTGCTCGCGCGCAGCCTCTGCGTGCTCGCGATAGGTGCGCTCTGCGCGGGAGCCGCGGCGGCGGGCACGGCTGCGACTCCCATCCAGCACGTCGTGGTGATCTTTCAGGAAAATGTGTCCTTCGATCATTACTTCGCCAGCTATCCCAACGCGGCCAACCCGGCGGGCGAGCCTCAGTTTTTCGCGCAACCCGGAACCCCCACGGTTAACGGACTGACCGGCGCGTTGCTGACCAACAATCCCAACAAGAACAATTCGACCAACGTCCCCCAAATCAATCCGTTTCTTCTCGATCGCTCCCAGGCCTCGACTTGCGACCAGGATCACAATTATGGCGACGAGCAGCTGGCCTTCGATGGAGGAGTGATGGATCTGTTCCCGGCCAGCGTCGGCGTAGGGGAAAGCGCCTTTTGTCTCGACCAATATTCGTACGGAATGGGCAATGCGATCGTCGAAGGCTACTTTGACGGTAACACCGTCACCGCGATGTGGAACTACGCGCAGAATTACGCGCTCAACGACAATTTCTACGGGACGACCTTCGGCCCGTCGACGCCCGGCGTGTTGAACCTGGTCGCGGGCACCACTTACCCGGCGACCGTCAGCGCGGCCTCCGCCAAAATCGCGAACCCCGTCGGCCTGACCGGCACGCTCACCGGCGATCTGGATCCCGCCGGCGACGTTTGCTCGGGCTCGCCGACCATTCAGATGGGCGGACAGAATATCGGCAACCTGTTGAGCGCGCAGGGGTTAAGCTGGGGTTCGTTCATGGGCGGCTTCGACCTGACCATCACGAATCCGAATGGGACGACGGGATGCAAACGATCCAGTCCGGCAACCGCGGCCAACGACATCACGAATTTCCCCCCGCAGCCGGGCGATAATAACTTTACCGCCGACTACATTCCGCACCATGCCTTCTTCAATTATTGGTCGAGCACGGCGAACCCAACTCACGCCCGGCCTACCGTTGCGCCAAGCGAGTACGGCATGTTCAGCTCGACCGGTCCGGGAACGACCGACGCCGCCAACCACAACTATGACACCAACGACTTTTTCGCGGCGCTCAATGCGGGCAATCTGCCGGCGGTCAGCTTTCTCAAGGCGCCCGCCAACATGGACGGCCATGCGGGCTACTCCGATCCGCTGCTGGAGCAGGAATTCGTGGTTGATGTCATCAATGCGGTGGAGAGCTCGGATTTCTGGAGCAGCACGGCGGTGATAATCACCTGGGATGACTCCGACGGCTGGTACGACCATCAGATGGGCCCGATCGTGAACCCTTCGGCCTGGACGCAGACTGCTTTTACCCCAACCTCGAACCGGCAGAACAGCGATCAGCTAAATGGTCTCGGCAAGTGCGGGAACGGCACGCCGCTCAACAACATCGAGGGCCGCTGCGGCTACGGTCCGCGAATCCCGATGCTGGTGATCTCGCCTTACGCCAAGACGAATTTCGTCGACCACACCTTGACCGACCAAAGCTCGATCATTCATTTCATCGAGGACAACTTCCTGGGCGGCCAGCGTATCGGCGGCGGTTCGTTCGACGCGATTTCGGGATCACTCGAGAATATGTTTGACTTCTCGCAGAAGGTGAACCCGGGTCATCGCCATCAGGTATTGCTCGATCCCTCGACCGGATTGGTGACCGGCGGCCACAAGTAA
- a CDS encoding LLM class flavin-dependent oxidoreductase, with amino-acid sequence MASIEFGVALTSVKGVAEFARRAEQLGYDYLTCGEHVMFHGPVSNSLIALSVAAGATEKLKLMSSIVLLPLYNPVMLAKQASVLDVASGGRYHLGVGIGGEFPKEFEAIGVPVKQRASRSNEALEVINKLWTEKNVSFEGRYTRFSGVTLEPAPVQKPRPPIWVAGRKEPAMRRAAKYADGWLPYMYTPEMLRESVAKIDAFGREAGRDMSGFRPGLFIFAAVYPDRKEAEEVAARSLGKNYAQDFSKIAGRYVLYGSPEDCRKRLREYVDAGARHVMFSWACRHDDIERNMETIAKEVIPAFR; translated from the coding sequence GTGGCATCGATCGAATTCGGCGTGGCGCTGACCTCGGTCAAGGGAGTGGCTGAGTTCGCCCGCCGCGCCGAGCAACTCGGCTACGACTATCTGACCTGTGGCGAACACGTGATGTTCCACGGACCGGTCTCGAACTCGCTCATCGCGCTCTCGGTAGCCGCCGGAGCGACCGAGAAGCTCAAGCTGATGAGCTCGATCGTGCTGCTGCCGCTGTATAACCCGGTGATGCTGGCCAAGCAGGCCTCGGTGCTCGACGTCGCTTCGGGCGGACGCTACCACCTTGGCGTCGGAATCGGCGGCGAGTTCCCCAAGGAGTTCGAAGCGATCGGCGTGCCGGTCAAGCAGCGCGCATCGCGCTCCAACGAGGCGCTCGAAGTGATCAATAAGCTCTGGACGGAAAAGAACGTCAGCTTCGAGGGCCGCTACACGCGATTCTCCGGCGTCACGCTCGAGCCGGCGCCGGTGCAGAAGCCGCGCCCTCCGATCTGGGTCGCCGGGCGCAAGGAGCCTGCGATGCGCCGCGCGGCGAAGTACGCCGACGGCTGGCTGCCGTATATGTACACGCCCGAGATGCTGCGCGAGAGTGTTGCGAAAATCGACGCGTTCGGTCGCGAGGCCGGACGCGACATGAGCGGCTTTCGTCCGGGACTGTTCATCTTCGCCGCGGTCTATCCGGATCGCAAGGAGGCCGAAGAGGTCGCGGCGCGTTCGCTCGGCAAGAATTACGCGCAGGACTTCTCCAAGATCGCCGGGCGCTACGTGCTCTACGGCAGCCCCGAGGATTGCCGCAAGCGCTTGCGCGAATACGTCGACGCCGGCGCGCGCCACGTGATGTTCAGCTGGGCCTGCCGCCACGACGATATCGAACGCAACATGGAAACGATCGCCAAAGAGGTGATACCGGCCTTCCGCTGA
- a CDS encoding CoA transferase produces MPESPAKSPSGPLSGVRVVDLTQNLSGPMATMILGDQGADVIKVEPPGIGDFTRAMGGTKRGVGPGFAMINRNKRSIALNLRDPRGLALLKRMVAGADLFVQNYRPGVAERMGVGETALRAVKPDLIYVSISGFGESGPYADQRVYDPVIQALSGLAAIQADVETGRPHMIRLIIPDKVTALTAAQAMTAALFARQRTGEGQHVRLAMLDAVIAFLWPEGMAAYTFVGNNRSSLRAARARELIFETTDGFVTAAANTDSEWQGLCRAIERPQWLKDERFRTPVDRIRNADARLELTAEVLKTKSSAEWLERLRANQVPCAPVLSREEMMRNAQVVANQLIVESEHPHAGAMRQPRPAARFERTPAGLARFAPLLGEHTDEVLAEAGVAAAELAPLREQGVIA; encoded by the coding sequence ATGCCAGAGTCTCCGGCCAAATCGCCATCGGGACCGCTAAGCGGCGTCCGCGTCGTCGACCTCACGCAGAATCTTTCCGGGCCGATGGCGACGATGATCCTCGGCGACCAGGGTGCCGACGTGATCAAGGTCGAGCCGCCGGGAATCGGCGATTTCACGCGCGCGATGGGCGGGACGAAGCGCGGCGTCGGGCCGGGCTTCGCCATGATCAACCGCAACAAACGCTCGATCGCGCTCAACCTGCGCGATCCGCGCGGCCTCGCGCTGCTCAAGCGGATGGTAGCGGGCGCCGACCTGTTCGTGCAGAACTACCGCCCGGGCGTGGCCGAGCGGATGGGCGTCGGCGAGACGGCGCTGCGCGCGGTCAAGCCGGACCTCATCTATGTTTCAATCAGCGGCTTCGGCGAAAGCGGCCCGTACGCCGACCAGCGGGTTTACGATCCGGTAATCCAGGCGCTCTCCGGGCTCGCCGCGATCCAAGCCGACGTCGAAACCGGCCGCCCGCACATGATCCGGCTGATCATTCCCGACAAGGTCACGGCCCTGACCGCGGCGCAGGCGATGACCGCGGCGCTCTTCGCGCGCCAGCGCACAGGCGAAGGACAGCACGTGCGGCTGGCGATGCTCGACGCGGTGATCGCGTTCCTGTGGCCCGAAGGGATGGCCGCGTACACCTTCGTCGGGAACAATCGTTCGAGCCTCCGCGCGGCCCGCGCGCGCGAGCTTATCTTCGAGACCACCGACGGCTTCGTCACCGCGGCCGCCAACACCGACTCCGAGTGGCAGGGTCTGTGCCGCGCGATCGAGCGCCCGCAATGGCTGAAGGACGAGCGCTTCAGAACGCCGGTGGACCGGATCCGCAACGCCGACGCGCGCCTGGAGCTGACCGCCGAAGTGCTGAAGACGAAAAGCTCCGCCGAGTGGCTCGAGCGCCTGCGCGCCAACCAGGTGCCCTGCGCGCCGGTGCTGAGCCGCGAGGAGATGATGCGCAACGCGCAGGTCGTGGCCAATCAGCTGATCGTCGAATCCGAGCATCCGCACGCGGGCGCGATGCGCCAGCCGCGTCCGGCGGCGCGTTTCGAGCGCACGCCGGCCGGGCTTGCCCGTTTCGCGCCGCTGCTCGGCGAACATACCGACGAAGTCCTTGCCGAAGCGGGCGTCGCCGCCGCCGAGCTCGCGCCGCTCCGCGAGCAGGGAGTGATCGCATAA